A genomic window from Chitinophaga pollutisoli includes:
- a CDS encoding ParB/RepB/Spo0J family partition protein, producing MKNTKGTIRKTSAEASAPKNTKVSKAAAPVSEITVIQVQARDISFNPKNHRQLYSESALQDFAHELALHGIISPITIRTVKGKYELVVGERRLRAALLAGIKKLPAIVREYNDAEVNEIQLAENLQREDPHPLHIALAIKIMRDAGLSIDEISSRLGKSATFVYARLKLLTLIKDFQEVFLSGKISTNDAFQIASLSEEAQEDFFSEYFSNWQSNSYLPAKNLESELKKYRCNLNNATFDTEDSELLPDAGACGNCPFNSAYLQTLFPDLSKERQCMNSGCFIRKSDEGFRLKVVKSVEEFQPAFFIIRPYTSDRITSMLAGFEGIMTIKSDEITCLEEPEMPNRDDYTNENEEEYDDEDDVFENGDKQYGNAMEEYQQAHAEFLEEIESGGYQKGLEVRENAIERQYFIVGKRTTPVKQTAKAVQEAIKNKTVTPEMLESEIERIDDREVRAKELDIRKIRTDIYDKYGQHVTEQGANLPVTAEDSLSVRLLVYERLDFHRRLVIDELLETKMGYTEIAPEAYLHMALGMLTDAEFCYMVRLALTCTMSSQYLQNSPAYFLRSAAIASGVDVAHIERAQQEVAEARVDRVATRTHELNRLSERLKRKRNAQ from the coding sequence ATGAAAAATACTAAAGGAACGATAAGGAAAACATCTGCGGAAGCATCCGCCCCAAAAAACACCAAAGTGAGCAAAGCCGCAGCACCCGTATCGGAAATTACAGTCATTCAGGTGCAAGCCCGTGATATATCCTTCAATCCGAAGAATCACCGGCAGCTTTATTCCGAAAGTGCTTTACAGGATTTTGCGCATGAGCTGGCGCTTCACGGCATTATTTCACCGATTACGATCCGAACCGTAAAGGGGAAATATGAACTCGTTGTCGGTGAACGCCGCCTTCGTGCGGCGCTGTTGGCCGGTATCAAGAAGCTGCCCGCAATTGTGAGGGAGTACAATGATGCTGAGGTTAATGAAATACAACTGGCGGAGAATCTTCAGCGAGAAGATCCACATCCGCTGCATATCGCGCTTGCAATTAAGATTATGAGAGATGCGGGACTGTCGATTGACGAGATTTCTTCCCGGTTGGGCAAATCTGCCACTTTTGTGTATGCACGCTTAAAGTTGCTCACCTTGATTAAGGATTTTCAGGAAGTGTTCCTCAGCGGGAAGATTTCGACAAATGATGCCTTCCAAATAGCCAGTTTGTCGGAAGAGGCCCAGGAGGATTTCTTTTCCGAGTATTTCTCAAACTGGCAATCAAATTCATATCTGCCGGCAAAGAACCTGGAATCAGAATTGAAGAAATACCGCTGTAATCTGAATAATGCAACTTTTGATACGGAAGACAGTGAATTATTGCCAGATGCTGGTGCCTGTGGGAACTGCCCTTTCAATAGCGCCTACCTTCAGACTCTCTTTCCCGACCTATCAAAAGAACGTCAGTGCATGAACAGCGGTTGTTTTATCCGGAAGTCCGACGAAGGTTTCCGGCTGAAAGTCGTGAAGTCCGTAGAGGAATTTCAGCCCGCCTTTTTCATCATCCGGCCGTATACGTCGGATCGCATAACGTCTATGCTCGCCGGATTCGAAGGCATTATGACAATTAAATCCGATGAAATTACATGCCTTGAAGAACCGGAAATGCCAAACCGCGATGACTACACCAACGAGAATGAAGAAGAGTACGATGATGAAGACGATGTTTTTGAAAATGGCGATAAACAGTATGGAAATGCGATGGAGGAATATCAGCAAGCCCACGCTGAATTCTTGGAAGAAATTGAGAGTGGAGGCTATCAGAAAGGGCTGGAAGTGAGAGAAAATGCCATTGAAAGACAATACTTCATCGTTGGAAAAAGAACAACGCCCGTGAAGCAAACTGCCAAGGCGGTACAGGAAGCCATCAAAAACAAGACGGTCACGCCGGAAATGTTGGAAAGTGAAATCGAAAGGATCGACGATCGTGAAGTTCGGGCAAAGGAACTGGATATCAGGAAGATACGGACTGATATTTACGATAAGTATGGGCAACATGTGACTGAACAGGGTGCAAACCTGCCGGTGACTGCGGAAGATTCCCTTTCAGTCAGGTTACTGGTTTATGAACGTCTGGATTTCCATCGGCGCCTTGTGATTGATGAATTGCTGGAGACAAAGATGGGCTATACCGAAATAGCCCCCGAGGCTTATCTACATATGGCGCTGGGCATGTTAACGGATGCTGAGTTTTGCTATATGGTGCGACTGGCATTGACCTGTACCATGAGCAGCCAATATCTCCAGAACAGTCCGGCGTATTTCCTCCGGAGCGCCGCCATTGCCAGTGGCGTTGATGTGGCACATATCGAGCGGGCCCAGCAGGAAGTTGCGGAGGCGCGGGTAGACAGGGTCGCAACGCGCACGCATGAGCTTAACCGTTTATCAGAACGGTTAAAAAGGAAACGCAATGCTCAATAA
- a CDS encoding JAB domain-containing protein, giving the protein MAVNTRRSFQVPEIILKYLPKVAPGQRETCNSIDYAFGCFIRSWNTAEIFLLEEFKVLLLDHSAGIIGLSSIGKGGRTSVVVDIRMILLLAIKAMATKIIVAHNHPSGNIRPSRADIRLTDQLSKACKIVEIELVDHLIIAPDKFFSFREDGSLSIT; this is encoded by the coding sequence ATGGCAGTAAATACCCGAAGGAGCTTCCAGGTTCCTGAAATTATCCTGAAATACTTACCCAAGGTGGCGCCTGGCCAAAGGGAAACATGTAATTCAATAGATTATGCGTTCGGTTGCTTCATCCGTTCATGGAATACGGCAGAAATATTCCTGTTGGAGGAGTTTAAGGTATTACTTCTCGACCATTCTGCCGGTATTATTGGCCTATCTTCCATCGGGAAAGGTGGTCGGACGAGCGTTGTTGTTGACATTCGGATGATACTACTTCTGGCGATAAAAGCGATGGCAACAAAAATCATCGTCGCACATAATCATCCATCGGGTAACATCCGCCCTTCCCGTGCGGATATCCGATTGACGGATCAGTTAAGCAAAGCGTGTAAAATAGTGGAGATCGAGCTTGTAGATCACTTAATTATCGCGCCTGATAAATTCTTTTCCTTCCGCGAAGACGGAAGTCTATCAATAACGTAG
- a CDS encoding heme-binding domain-containing protein → MKYLRYLLLMLLFGFIVIQFFPPARNQSGDVISSEDVTMLYSMPDEVRTILKNSCYDCHSNNTRYPWYVKIQPVGWFMAGHIKHGKEELNFNEFGTYSVKRRRNKLKRMKEQVEEDKMPLKSYTLMHADAKLSEHQKSTLISWIDSVSVK, encoded by the coding sequence ATGAAATATTTGCGATACTTACTGCTGATGCTTTTGTTTGGGTTTATCGTAATCCAGTTTTTCCCGCCTGCGCGGAACCAATCTGGCGACGTAATCTCTTCGGAAGATGTAACGATGTTATACTCCATGCCAGACGAGGTTCGTACTATTCTGAAAAATTCCTGCTATGATTGCCATAGTAACAACACCCGTTATCCCTGGTATGTTAAAATTCAGCCCGTAGGGTGGTTCATGGCCGGACATATCAAACATGGAAAAGAAGAATTGAACTTCAACGAGTTTGGCACATACTCAGTTAAAAGGCGGCGCAATAAGCTGAAAAGAATGAAAGAGCAGGTGGAGGAAGATAAAATGCCGCTGAAATCATATACGTTAATGCATGCTGATGCAAAATTGAGCGAACATCAAAAGAGCACACTGATTAGTTGGATTGATAGCGTTTCCGTAAAGTAA
- a CDS encoding DUF3347 domain-containing protein, translating into MKKNIIAALALSMVIFAACNNSGTKSDDGHNHDSAATAGEAMKHEAPSDESIAEIKPQFADVDGKVAASLKPVFDHYIHVKNGLAADNASEAAAGAKAMDEALAKVDKSAMTPDQQKLYTENEEDLKEHADHISKNGGNIEHQREHFVQMSEDVYALAKGFGGGQALYHDFCPMYDNNKGAMWLSESKEIKNPYFGDKMLTCGTIKEVIK; encoded by the coding sequence ATGAAAAAGAACATCATTGCCGCCCTGGCGTTATCTATGGTCATCTTCGCAGCCTGTAACAACAGCGGCACAAAGTCTGATGACGGACACAACCACGACTCCGCAGCTACTGCAGGGGAGGCTATGAAACATGAAGCGCCATCAGATGAAAGCATAGCAGAAATTAAGCCTCAGTTCGCCGATGTAGACGGGAAAGTGGCCGCTTCGCTGAAACCTGTTTTTGATCATTATATTCATGTTAAAAACGGGCTTGCCGCGGATAATGCATCTGAAGCAGCTGCTGGCGCAAAAGCCATGGATGAGGCGCTTGCCAAAGTCGACAAATCGGCTATGACGCCTGATCAGCAAAAGCTTTACACTGAAAATGAAGAAGATTTGAAGGAGCATGCCGATCATATCAGCAAGAACGGCGGTAATATCGAGCACCAGCGTGAACATTTCGTACAAATGAGCGAAGATGTTTACGCGCTGGCCAAGGGATTCGGCGGCGGACAGGCGCTTTACCATGACTTCTGTCCCATGTACGATAACAACAAGGGTGCGATGTGGCTCAGCGAATCAAAAGAGATTAAAAACCCGTACTTCGGAGACAAGATGCTTACCTGCGGTACTATCAAGGAAGTAATAAAGTAA
- a CDS encoding copper-translocating P-type ATPase: MQDEHSHQGHHEHHDHQHSSHRPDPAPDGKSSAHAGHGHAGHDHAAMTNEKSAHHKQHDSTSGHDEHAGHHTEGFLQRFWICLAVTIPVLLLSHMIQEWLGFTFTFAGDKYVLLALSSFIFFYGGWPFLVGMIRELKWKNPGMMTLVAVAITTAYLYSVAVVLGLRGMDFFWELATLIDIMLLGHWLEMKSQMAASRALESLVALLPAVVHVERNGQVTDISLQDLQNKDVILIKPGEKVPADGIILEGSSDVNESMLTGESVPVNKGKDAKVIGGAVNGDGALKVQVTGAGKDSYLNKVINMVQSAQGAKSNTQNLANKVAKWLTIISISVGVVTFIVWLTAGHELSFALERMVTVMVTSCPHALGVAIPLVVAISTTLSAVHGLLIRNRTAFENARKLTTIIFDKTGTLTKGSHEVQRIIPLSPQYSEDEILQYAAAIQQNSEHHIAHGVMKKLKEKNLALWSSTDFRYMQGIGVTGNVNGKSVVAAGPNYFKQQNIVLPDIPEDVDQSTDTVNFVLIGDVPAGIITFADAIRETAAEAIADLRAMGIKSFLLTGDNEKVAAAVARKLNMDGYLANVLPHEKQQKVKEFQDKGEVVAMTGDGVNDAPALAMADVGIAVGSGTDVAAETADIILVNSDPKDVVQMISFGKATYRKMIQNLAWAVGYNVIAIPLAAGVLYPNFMLSPAMGAVLMSLSTIIVAINAKLLKVK, translated from the coding sequence ATGCAAGACGAGCACAGCCACCAGGGGCATCATGAACACCATGACCACCAGCATAGCAGCCACCGCCCAGATCCGGCTCCGGACGGCAAAAGTTCCGCGCATGCAGGGCACGGTCATGCAGGTCACGACCACGCAGCGATGACCAATGAAAAGTCCGCCCACCATAAACAGCACGACAGTACCTCCGGGCACGACGAGCACGCTGGGCACCACACGGAGGGCTTCCTCCAACGGTTCTGGATTTGCCTTGCGGTCACGATACCGGTACTGCTGCTGTCGCATATGATCCAGGAATGGCTTGGCTTTACTTTTACGTTCGCCGGTGACAAGTATGTGCTGCTCGCCCTGAGCAGCTTTATCTTCTTCTATGGCGGATGGCCCTTCCTAGTCGGAATGATAAGGGAATTGAAGTGGAAGAATCCGGGCATGATGACGCTGGTGGCAGTTGCCATTACTACAGCCTACCTGTATAGCGTGGCGGTTGTGCTCGGCCTGCGGGGGATGGATTTCTTCTGGGAACTGGCCACCCTGATCGATATCATGCTGTTAGGGCATTGGCTGGAAATGAAATCCCAAATGGCAGCTTCCCGCGCGCTGGAATCTTTGGTTGCGTTGCTTCCGGCCGTGGTGCACGTAGAACGGAACGGCCAGGTTACCGACATTTCGCTCCAAGATCTGCAAAACAAGGACGTTATACTCATTAAACCGGGCGAGAAGGTCCCGGCAGACGGTATTATCCTGGAAGGAAGCTCAGACGTCAACGAAAGTATGCTTACCGGCGAAAGCGTTCCCGTCAATAAAGGTAAAGACGCAAAAGTAATCGGGGGCGCGGTAAATGGGGACGGCGCCCTGAAAGTTCAGGTCACCGGCGCGGGAAAGGATAGTTACCTCAACAAGGTGATAAACATGGTGCAGTCCGCTCAGGGCGCCAAATCCAATACCCAAAACCTCGCCAACAAGGTGGCGAAATGGCTGACGATCATTTCCATCAGCGTCGGGGTCGTAACCTTCATCGTCTGGCTGACGGCGGGCCATGAGCTTTCCTTCGCCCTCGAAAGAATGGTAACCGTAATGGTAACATCCTGCCCCCATGCACTGGGTGTGGCAATTCCGCTAGTCGTGGCAATTTCTACCACGCTGTCTGCCGTACACGGGCTACTCATCCGAAACCGTACCGCTTTCGAAAACGCCAGAAAGCTGACCACCATTATTTTCGACAAAACCGGCACCCTTACCAAAGGTTCCCATGAAGTACAGCGGATTATCCCATTGAGTCCGCAATACTCGGAAGACGAGATATTGCAGTACGCCGCCGCGATCCAGCAGAATTCCGAACACCACATCGCCCATGGCGTAATGAAGAAGCTGAAGGAGAAGAACCTCGCGCTTTGGAGCTCCACCGATTTCCGGTATATGCAGGGGATCGGGGTAACCGGTAACGTCAATGGCAAATCCGTCGTAGCGGCAGGCCCCAATTACTTCAAACAGCAGAACATCGTCTTGCCGGACATCCCCGAAGATGTGGATCAATCCACGGATACGGTGAACTTCGTCCTTATTGGCGATGTACCCGCCGGGATTATCACCTTTGCCGATGCAATCCGCGAAACCGCCGCTGAAGCCATTGCCGACCTGCGAGCTATGGGAATAAAATCCTTCCTGCTGACGGGGGATAATGAGAAAGTGGCCGCTGCTGTTGCCCGGAAGCTCAATATGGATGGATATCTGGCGAACGTGCTGCCGCATGAGAAACAGCAGAAGGTCAAAGAATTTCAGGATAAAGGTGAAGTTGTAGCGATGACGGGCGACGGGGTGAACGATGCCCCGGCTCTGGCGATGGCCGATGTGGGCATTGCAGTGGGATCTGGAACGGATGTTGCGGCGGAAACCGCAGACATCATCCTGGTGAACAGCGACCCTAAAGACGTAGTTCAGATGATTTCATTCGGTAAGGCAACCTACCGGAAGATGATTCAAAACCTCGCCTGGGCAGTTGGGTACAACGTCATTGCTATTCCACTTGCCGCGGGCGTCCTTTATCCCAATTTTATGCTGAGCCCGGCTATGGGCGCCGTTCTGATGAGCCTGAGCACGATCATCGTGGCAATCAATGCAAAATTATTAAAAGTAAAATAA
- a CDS encoding DUF2911 domain-containing protein: MSKINSFFSICLMALLLCAGSNLKAQSGEVCYNPNLVKDTSKRSIKSAAAGLIGSDSIHITYHSPGVRGRIIWGGLVPFGEVWVTGAHDATTIEFKKALIIDKKLVPAGKYALFTIPGKNEWTVIINSRWQQHLASEYDEKEDIVRVAVKPKRHNLTERLQYYIEPGAGNSGKIAMAWEKIRIEFPVTFKK; encoded by the coding sequence ATGTCCAAGATCAATTCATTTTTCAGCATTTGCCTGATGGCCTTGCTGCTTTGCGCCGGCTCAAACCTGAAAGCCCAATCCGGAGAAGTATGTTATAATCCAAACTTGGTGAAAGACACCAGCAAGCGCAGTATCAAATCGGCGGCCGCAGGGCTGATCGGTTCTGACTCCATTCATATCACATACCATTCCCCCGGTGTACGCGGACGGATCATCTGGGGCGGGCTCGTGCCATTCGGCGAGGTTTGGGTTACCGGTGCGCATGATGCGACCACAATCGAGTTCAAAAAAGCACTGATTATCGATAAAAAGCTCGTTCCGGCAGGGAAATACGCGCTTTTCACCATCCCCGGCAAAAATGAATGGACGGTTATCATTAATTCCCGCTGGCAGCAGCACCTGGCATCGGAATATGATGAAAAGGAAGATATCGTGAGGGTTGCCGTGAAACCGAAACGCCACAACTTAACGGAAAGGCTTCAGTACTATATCGAGCCTGGCGCCGGAAATTCCGGTAAAATCGCCATGGCCTGGGAAAAAATCCGTATCGAATTTCCCGTAACCTTCAAAAAATAG
- a CDS encoding DUF3347 domain-containing protein, translated as MKHFLKTVAAPVLAIVLLAACGNAEEKKGQTAADSTASAATHDHAAMQSEPAAASIQLKDDKLNAVYQHYVHLTQALIKGDAKEARLAGNAIETGAAAVAGGEAIKASAAKITASSDIEEQRAAYSTLSNEFISLVKKVGVNNGELYVDFCPMALNDKGGYWISNNKAIQNPYFGDKMMTCGEVKETIQ; from the coding sequence ATGAAACACTTTTTGAAAACCGTTGCCGCTCCCGTGTTGGCTATCGTTCTACTGGCCGCATGCGGAAATGCCGAAGAGAAGAAAGGGCAGACCGCCGCGGATTCCACTGCCTCGGCTGCGACACACGATCATGCGGCGATGCAAAGCGAACCTGCTGCCGCCAGCATACAACTGAAAGACGACAAACTGAACGCCGTTTATCAGCATTATGTTCATCTGACGCAGGCATTGATCAAAGGTGACGCAAAAGAAGCCCGTCTTGCTGGCAATGCTATCGAAACTGGCGCTGCGGCTGTTGCCGGAGGAGAAGCTATCAAGGCTTCCGCCGCGAAAATTACCGCGTCTTCAGATATCGAGGAACAAAGAGCGGCCTATTCTACACTCAGCAACGAATTCATTTCCCTCGTGAAAAAAGTTGGGGTAAATAATGGTGAGCTGTATGTAGACTTTTGCCCGATGGCGCTGAATGATAAGGGAGGATACTGGATCAGCAACAACAAGGCTATACAGAACCCTTATTTCGGTGATAAAATGATGACGTGCGGCGAGGTAAAAGAAACAATTCAATAA